A stretch of Mycobacterium sp. ITM-2016-00316 DNA encodes these proteins:
- a CDS encoding NAD(P)-dependent oxidoreductase translates to MSEPKLGYIGLGNQGAPMAKRLADWPGGLIVFDVRTEAMTPLAELGANLADDVAGVSAADVISVTVLNDAQVRDVVTQLGEHAAAGTVIAIHSTIEPATAPELAEQLRPKGIHIVDAPVSGGAGAADKGELAVMVGADEEAYNTVKPVFKKWASLVVRAGEPGAGTRMKLARNMLTFIGFAAANEAQFLAQAAGIDLQKLGRVVRHSDAQSGGPGAIILRDDMSPLAPDHWLFDMFTHTRGLGEKDLALALGLGEAVGVDLPLAEVALQRLADGLGVPHTKE, encoded by the coding sequence ATGAGCGAGCCGAAGCTGGGGTACATCGGTCTGGGCAACCAGGGTGCCCCGATGGCCAAGCGGCTGGCCGACTGGCCGGGCGGGCTGATCGTCTTCGACGTCCGCACCGAGGCGATGACACCGCTGGCCGAACTGGGGGCGAATCTTGCGGACGATGTCGCTGGAGTCTCAGCGGCCGACGTCATCAGTGTCACGGTGCTCAACGATGCCCAGGTGCGCGACGTGGTGACCCAGCTCGGCGAGCACGCCGCGGCGGGCACCGTGATCGCGATCCACTCCACCATCGAGCCCGCGACCGCGCCCGAGCTGGCCGAGCAGTTGCGGCCCAAAGGCATTCACATCGTGGACGCGCCGGTCAGCGGGGGAGCCGGTGCCGCAGACAAGGGTGAGCTGGCCGTCATGGTCGGCGCCGACGAAGAGGCCTACAACACGGTCAAGCCGGTGTTCAAGAAGTGGGCCTCGCTGGTGGTGCGCGCCGGCGAACCGGGTGCGGGCACCCGGATGAAGCTGGCCCGCAACATGCTGACGTTCATCGGGTTCGCCGCCGCCAACGAGGCTCAGTTCCTGGCGCAGGCCGCCGGGATCGATCTGCAGAAGCTGGGCCGGGTGGTCCGGCACAGCGATGCGCAGAGCGGTGGGCCCGGCGCGATCATCCTGCGCGACGACATGTCACCGCTGGCCCCCGACCACTGGTTGTTCGACATGTTCACCCATACCCGCGGTCTCGGCGAGAAGGACCTGGCGCTGGCCCTTGGGCTCGGTGAGGCTGTGGGAGTGGATCTTCCGTTGGCTGAGGTGGCTTTGCAGCGCCTGGCCGACGGTCTCGGAGTACCGCACACTAAGGAGTAG
- a CDS encoding SDR family NAD(P)-dependent oxidoreductase, whose amino-acid sequence MLAGRAAVVVGGTRGIGLAVAELLAAQDARVVVNGRDPDAVSEAAHRVSGIGYPGSPADPQVADGLIDACVAEFGSIDILINCAGTAEPAGSSILNVTSAQFHDLLDAHLGTTFEIARAAAPHMVRQGGGAIVNTSSFAFLGDYGGTGYPAGKGGVNGLTLAVAAELKAYNVRANVVCPGARTRLSTGADYEQHVTELNRRGLLDDASLAGALDAGPPEYVAPTYAYLASDLAKDVTGRIFIAAGGFVGEFARPAPGFIGYRDHHDTAPYTVEEVHELIGTR is encoded by the coding sequence TTGCTCGCCGGCCGCGCCGCTGTCGTGGTCGGCGGCACCCGCGGTATCGGCTTGGCCGTTGCCGAACTGCTCGCCGCGCAGGACGCGCGGGTCGTCGTCAACGGACGCGACCCGGATGCTGTCTCCGAAGCCGCACACCGTGTTTCGGGTATCGGCTATCCCGGTTCGCCGGCCGATCCGCAGGTCGCCGACGGGCTGATCGACGCGTGCGTGGCCGAGTTCGGCAGCATCGACATCCTGATCAACTGTGCGGGCACCGCCGAACCCGCCGGTTCCTCGATCCTGAACGTCACCAGCGCACAGTTTCACGATCTGCTCGATGCCCACCTGGGCACCACGTTCGAGATCGCCAGGGCGGCAGCGCCGCACATGGTGAGACAGGGCGGTGGTGCCATCGTCAACACCAGTTCGTTCGCGTTCCTCGGCGACTACGGAGGCACCGGCTACCCGGCGGGCAAGGGCGGCGTCAACGGCCTCACCCTGGCCGTCGCAGCCGAACTCAAGGCCTACAACGTGCGGGCCAACGTGGTCTGCCCGGGAGCCCGGACCCGACTGTCGACCGGTGCCGACTACGAACAGCACGTCACCGAACTCAACCGCCGTGGGCTCCTCGACGACGCCAGCCTGGCTGGTGCGCTGGACGCCGGGCCGCCCGAATACGTCGCCCCCACCTACGCGTATCTCGCCAGCGATCTGGCCAAGGATGTCACCGGCCGGATTTTCATCGCCGCGGGCGGGTTCGTCGGCGAGTTCGCGCGCCCGGCACCGGGTTTCATCGGCTACCGCGACCACCACGACACCGCGCCGTACACCGTCGAAGAAGTGCACGAGCTGATCGGTACGCGGTAG
- a CDS encoding acyl-ACP desaturase — MQKPMTDAVLLHELESIAEDNVNRHLATTKDWYPHDYVPWQEGSNFAATGGADWEPGQSSLGEVARAAMITNLLTEDNLPSYHRQAAGSFSQDGPWGAWVNRWTAEENRHGIAIRDYLVVTRAVDLAALERARMEHVTNGFAATKEELSKYDSDFLMSVAYVTFQELATRVSHRNTGRVCDDPIADRLLGRIAADENLHMIFYRNICDAALDLSPDQTLDAVAAVVENFRMPGQGMPDFRRNGVIMAKHGIYDLRQHLDEVVMPVLRKWRIFDRTDFSATGEARRDQLATFLEGLAVNVVRFEEQRDRLLAREAARRELRVS, encoded by the coding sequence ATGCAGAAACCGATGACCGATGCTGTGCTGTTGCACGAGCTTGAATCGATTGCCGAGGACAACGTCAATCGGCATCTGGCCACCACCAAGGACTGGTACCCGCACGACTATGTGCCGTGGCAGGAGGGCAGCAATTTCGCGGCCACCGGCGGCGCGGACTGGGAACCCGGGCAGTCCTCGCTCGGTGAGGTGGCGCGCGCGGCGATGATCACCAATCTGCTGACCGAGGACAACCTGCCGTCCTACCACCGCCAGGCCGCGGGCAGTTTTTCCCAGGACGGTCCGTGGGGTGCGTGGGTGAACCGTTGGACCGCCGAGGAGAACCGGCACGGTATTGCCATCCGCGACTACCTGGTGGTCACCCGCGCCGTGGATCTGGCTGCGCTGGAGCGGGCCCGGATGGAGCATGTGACGAACGGATTCGCGGCCACCAAAGAAGAACTGTCCAAATATGATTCGGACTTCCTGATGTCGGTCGCCTATGTGACGTTCCAGGAACTGGCCACCAGGGTGAGCCACCGCAACACCGGAAGGGTCTGCGACGACCCGATCGCGGATCGGCTGCTGGGCCGGATCGCGGCTGATGAGAACCTCCACATGATCTTCTACCGCAATATTTGTGATGCGGCCCTGGATCTTTCACCGGATCAGACACTGGATGCGGTGGCAGCCGTCGTGGAGAATTTCCGGATGCCCGGGCAGGGAATGCCCGATTTCCGGCGTAACGGGGTGATCATGGCCAAGCACGGAATCTATGACCTGCGCCAGCACCTGGACGAGGTGGTGATGCCGGTGCTGCGCAAATGGCGGATCTTCGATCGCACGGATTTCAGCGCCACGGGTGAAGCGCGCCGCGACCAGTTGGCGACCTTCCTGGAGGGCCTGGCGGTCAATGTGGTCCGGTTCGAGGAACAGCGCGATCGGCTGCTCGCCCGGGAGGCGGCCCGGCGCGAGTTGCGGGTCAGCTGA
- a CDS encoding cytochrome P450, whose translation MTLKEVERVSGGEAEEHGHLEEFRTDPIGLMWRVRNECGDAGWFQLADKQVVLLSGAEANEFFFRSSDSELNQAEAYPFMTPIFGEGVVFDADPERRAEMLHNTALRGEQMKGHAATIENEVKKVIADWGDEGEIELLDFFSELTIYTSTACLIGLKFREQLDSRFAQYYHQLERGTDPLCYVDPYLDIESFRIRDESRVKLVALVQEIMDGRIANPPTDKSDRDLLDVLVSIKDDEGNPRFTANEVTGMFISLMFAGHHTSSGTSSWTLIELLRHPDFYAQVQTELDELYADGQEVSFHALRQIPKIDNALKETLRLHPPLIILMRVAQDEFEVAGHPIHKGQMVAASPAISNRIPEDFPDPDAFDPSRYEKPRQEDLINRWTWIPFGAGKHRCVGAAFAQMQIKAIFSVLLREYEFELSQPPESYQNDHSKMVVQLAQPAKVRYRKRAKG comes from the coding sequence ATGACACTGAAGGAAGTGGAACGCGTCTCGGGTGGCGAGGCGGAAGAGCACGGTCACCTGGAGGAATTCCGCACCGATCCCATCGGCCTGATGTGGCGCGTCCGCAACGAGTGCGGGGACGCCGGCTGGTTCCAGCTCGCCGACAAGCAGGTCGTGCTGCTGTCCGGCGCCGAAGCCAACGAGTTCTTCTTCCGCTCCAGCGACAGCGAGCTCAACCAGGCCGAGGCCTACCCCTTCATGACCCCGATCTTCGGTGAGGGCGTGGTGTTCGACGCCGATCCCGAGCGCCGCGCCGAGATGCTGCACAACACCGCGCTGCGCGGTGAGCAGATGAAGGGCCATGCCGCGACCATCGAGAACGAGGTCAAGAAGGTCATCGCCGATTGGGGCGACGAAGGCGAGATCGAGCTGCTCGACTTCTTCTCGGAGCTGACGATCTACACCTCGACGGCCTGCCTCATCGGGTTGAAGTTCCGCGAGCAGCTCGACAGCCGCTTCGCCCAGTACTACCACCAGTTGGAGCGCGGCACCGACCCGCTCTGCTACGTCGATCCCTACCTGGACATCGAGAGCTTCCGCATCCGCGACGAGTCGCGCGTCAAACTCGTTGCGCTGGTGCAGGAAATCATGGATGGCCGGATCGCCAACCCGCCCACGGACAAGAGCGACCGCGACCTGCTCGATGTGCTGGTCTCGATCAAGGATGACGAGGGCAACCCGCGGTTCACCGCCAACGAGGTCACCGGCATGTTCATCTCGCTGATGTTCGCCGGTCACCACACCAGTTCGGGCACCTCGTCGTGGACGCTGATCGAACTGCTGCGCCATCCCGACTTCTACGCGCAGGTCCAGACCGAGCTCGACGAGCTCTACGCCGACGGCCAGGAGGTGAGTTTCCATGCGCTGCGCCAGATCCCGAAGATCGACAACGCACTCAAGGAGACACTGCGCCTGCATCCGCCGCTGATCATCCTGATGCGGGTCGCCCAGGACGAGTTCGAGGTCGCCGGCCATCCGATCCACAAGGGTCAGATGGTGGCCGCCTCGCCGGCGATCTCCAACCGGATTCCCGAGGACTTCCCGGACCCGGATGCCTTCGATCCCAGCCGCTACGAGAAGCCCCGCCAGGAAGATCTGATCAACCGGTGGACCTGGATCCCCTTCGGCGCGGGCAAGCACCGCTGCGTCGGTGCCGCGTTCGCGCAGATGCAGATCAAGGCGATCTTCTCGGTTCTGCTGCGCGAGTATGAGTTCGAGCTGTCGCAGCCGCCGGAGAGCTACCAGAACGACCACTCCAAGATGGTCGTGCAGCTGGCGCAGCCGGCCAAGGTGCGCTACCGCAAGCGCGCGAAGGGTTAG
- a CDS encoding nuclear transport factor 2 family protein produces MTETVLAPVVAASRNSWRCVQSGDREGWLALMSEDIVVEDPIGEAVTNPDGTGVRGKEALAAFYDANIGPNTLTVTCEETFPSSSPTEIAYILVLRTEFPNGFVATVRGVFTYQVDDAGLITNLRGYWNMDAMTFSEVEKAD; encoded by the coding sequence ATGACCGAAACGGTACTGGCACCGGTTGTCGCAGCGTCACGGAACTCGTGGCGCTGCGTGCAATCCGGTGACCGGGAGGGCTGGCTGGCGCTGATGTCGGAGGACATCGTCGTCGAAGACCCGATCGGCGAGGCCGTCACCAACCCGGACGGCACCGGGGTACGGGGCAAGGAGGCACTGGCCGCGTTCTACGACGCGAACATCGGACCCAACACCCTGACGGTCACCTGCGAGGAGACGTTCCCGTCCAGTTCGCCGACCGAGATCGCCTACATCCTGGTGCTGCGCACCGAGTTCCCGAACGGGTTCGTTGCGACCGTGCGCGGGGTGTTCACCTACCAGGTCGATGACGCCGGGCTGATCACCAACCTGCGCGGCTACTGGAACATGGATGCGATGACGTTCTCCGAGGTGGAGAAAGCCGATTAG
- a CDS encoding NDMA-dependent alcohol dehydrogenase, which translates to MKTKGALIREFNQPWAIEEIEIGDPVKDEVKIQMEASGMCHSDHHLVTGDIPMAGFPVLGGHEGAGIITEVGPGVEGLEPGDHVVLSFIPSCGACPSCQAGLRNLCDLGAMLLQGTAVSDNTHRIHTADGAPVIPMTLLGTFSPYMVVHKSSVVKIDPSIPFEVACLVGCGVTTGYGSAVRSANVRPGDDVVIAGIGGVGMGALQGALNAGARNIFAVDPVEWKRDQALKFGATHAYPDIFAAMAGVAEVTAGRMASKTIITTGELHGEEIDNYLNITAKGGTCVVTAVANMAKSDVTLNLSMLTLLQKNLQGTIFGGGNPHHDIPQLLSMYKAGRLNLDDMVTRQYKLEQINDGYKDMLEGRNIRGVIRYTDADR; encoded by the coding sequence ATGAAGACCAAAGGCGCTCTCATCAGGGAGTTCAACCAGCCCTGGGCGATCGAGGAGATCGAGATCGGCGACCCCGTGAAGGACGAGGTCAAGATCCAGATGGAAGCCTCGGGAATGTGCCACTCGGATCACCACCTGGTGACCGGGGACATTCCGATGGCCGGCTTCCCGGTGCTCGGCGGCCACGAGGGCGCCGGGATCATCACCGAGGTCGGCCCCGGGGTCGAAGGCCTCGAGCCCGGCGACCACGTGGTGCTCTCCTTCATCCCGTCGTGCGGTGCGTGCCCGTCGTGTCAGGCTGGCCTACGTAACCTCTGCGACCTGGGGGCGATGCTGCTGCAGGGCACCGCCGTCTCGGACAACACCCACCGCATCCACACCGCCGACGGCGCCCCCGTAATCCCGATGACGCTGCTGGGAACCTTCAGCCCGTACATGGTGGTGCACAAGAGTTCCGTGGTGAAGATCGATCCGTCCATCCCGTTCGAGGTCGCCTGCCTCGTCGGCTGCGGCGTCACCACCGGCTATGGCTCCGCCGTGCGCAGCGCCAATGTCCGCCCGGGCGACGACGTGGTCATCGCCGGTATCGGCGGCGTCGGCATGGGCGCACTGCAGGGCGCACTGAACGCCGGCGCCCGCAACATCTTCGCCGTCGACCCGGTCGAGTGGAAGCGCGATCAGGCCCTGAAGTTCGGCGCCACCCACGCCTACCCCGACATCTTCGCCGCGATGGCAGGCGTTGCCGAGGTCACTGCCGGCCGGATGGCCTCCAAGACCATCATCACCACCGGTGAGCTGCACGGTGAGGAGATCGACAACTACCTCAACATCACCGCCAAGGGCGGTACGTGCGTGGTGACCGCGGTCGCCAACATGGCCAAGTCCGATGTGACGCTGAACCTGTCGATGCTGACCCTGCTGCAGAAGAACCTGCAGGGCACCATCTTCGGCGGCGGTAACCCGCATCACGACATCCCGCAGTTGCTGTCGATGTACAAGGCCGGGCGTCTCAACCTCGACGACATGGTCACCCGCCAGTACAAGCTGGAGCAGATCAACGACGGGTACAAGGACATGCTGGAGGGCCGCAACATCCGTGGCGTGATCCGCTACACCGACGCCGATCGGTAG
- a CDS encoding SDR family oxidoreductase: MPRFDPLPDRRPALVAGASSGIGEATAIRLARNGFPVALGARRVEKLDEIVAKIRADGGEAIAVHLDVTDPDSVKAAVEQTTSELGDIEVLVAGAGDTYFGKLDSISTEQFDSQIQIHLVGANRVAGAVLPGMIERRRGDLIFVGSDVSLRQRPHMGAYGAAKAALVAMVNNYQMELEGTGVRASIVHPGPTKTSMGWSLPAELIGPALEDWAKWGQARHDYFLRADDLARAIAFVAETPRGGFIANMELQPEAPLSDVKDRQQLALGEEGMPS; the protein is encoded by the coding sequence ATGCCCCGTTTTGATCCCCTCCCCGACCGTCGTCCCGCCCTGGTCGCCGGCGCTTCCTCCGGCATCGGGGAGGCGACCGCGATCAGACTCGCCCGCAACGGTTTCCCGGTCGCCCTCGGCGCCCGCCGGGTGGAAAAGCTCGATGAGATCGTCGCCAAGATCCGCGCCGACGGCGGCGAGGCCATCGCCGTACACCTCGATGTCACCGACCCGGATTCGGTGAAGGCGGCCGTCGAACAGACCACCTCCGAACTCGGCGATATCGAGGTTCTGGTGGCCGGCGCCGGCGATACCTACTTCGGCAAGCTGGACTCGATCAGCACCGAGCAGTTCGATTCGCAAATCCAGATCCATCTGGTCGGCGCCAACCGGGTGGCCGGCGCGGTGCTACCCGGCATGATCGAGCGCCGCCGCGGCGACCTGATCTTCGTGGGATCCGATGTCTCGCTGCGCCAGCGGCCGCATATGGGTGCCTACGGTGCGGCCAAGGCCGCCCTGGTGGCGATGGTCAACAACTACCAGATGGAACTTGAGGGCACCGGCGTGCGCGCGTCGATCGTGCATCCGGGACCGACCAAGACCTCCATGGGCTGGAGCCTGCCCGCCGAACTGATCGGTCCTGCACTTGAGGACTGGGCCAAGTGGGGACAGGCGCGCCACGACTACTTCCTGCGCGCGGACGATCTCGCGCGGGCCATCGCTTTTGTCGCCGAGACGCCACGCGGCGGCTTCATCGCGAACATGGAACTCCAGCCCGAGGCTCCGCTGTCCGACGTCAAGGACCGCCAGCAACTCGCCCTCGGCGAAGAAGGAATGCCGTCATGA
- a CDS encoding ferredoxin gives MGCYRIELDEDLCQGHAMCELEAPDVFRVPKRGVVEILDPEPPDELRDAVELAVDMCPTRALTLIEKD, from the coding sequence GTGGGCTGCTACCGAATAGAACTCGACGAGGACCTGTGCCAGGGCCACGCCATGTGCGAGCTGGAGGCCCCGGATGTGTTCCGGGTGCCCAAGCGCGGCGTCGTCGAGATCCTCGACCCCGAACCCCCCGACGAGCTCCGCGATGCCGTGGAGCTGGCAGTCGACATGTGTCCCACCCGAGCCCTTACCCTGATCGAAAAAGACTAG
- a CDS encoding cytochrome P450, with the protein MSLETAPPILDPYDYDFHEDPYPYYKRLRDEAPLYHNEERNFWALSRHKDVVAGFRNSVTLSNKHGVSLDPISRNDEAHRVMSFLALDDPGHLRLRTLVSKGFTPRRIRELEGRVTEIAHQHLDVALQSASFDFVDEFVGKLPMDVISELMGVPDEDRVRIRALADGVMHREDGVADVPTSAIEASGELLVYYADMVKQRRKHTSDDLTSALVEAEIDGDKLTDDEIMAFLFLMVVAGNETTTKLLANAAYWGYKNPDQLAPVFDNHDLVTPWVEETLRYDASSQILARAVVEDLTFYDTVVPADDVLVLLIGSANRDERVFENPDEYRIDREIGPKLVSFGSGAHFCLGAHLARMEARVALTELFKRIRGYEVDEANAVRVHSSSVRGFAHLPITVQLR; encoded by the coding sequence TTGAGCCTCGAAACAGCCCCGCCGATCCTCGATCCCTACGACTACGACTTCCACGAGGACCCGTACCCGTACTACAAGCGCCTGCGCGACGAAGCCCCGCTCTATCACAACGAGGAGCGCAACTTCTGGGCGCTGTCGCGGCACAAGGACGTGGTGGCCGGCTTCCGCAACAGCGTCACCCTGTCCAACAAACACGGTGTGTCACTGGATCCGATCTCCCGCAACGACGAAGCCCACCGTGTCATGTCGTTTTTGGCCCTCGACGATCCCGGCCATCTTCGCCTGCGCACGCTGGTATCGAAGGGCTTCACCCCGAGGCGCATCCGCGAGCTCGAAGGACGGGTTACCGAGATCGCCCACCAGCATCTGGATGTGGCACTGCAGAGCGCCTCGTTCGACTTCGTCGACGAGTTCGTGGGCAAGCTGCCGATGGACGTCATCTCCGAACTGATGGGGGTGCCGGACGAGGATCGGGTCCGGATCCGAGCCCTCGCCGACGGTGTGATGCACCGCGAGGACGGCGTCGCCGACGTGCCCACCTCGGCCATCGAGGCCTCCGGCGAACTGCTGGTCTACTACGCCGACATGGTCAAGCAGCGCCGTAAGCACACCTCCGATGATCTGACCTCGGCGCTGGTGGAGGCCGAGATCGACGGGGACAAGCTCACCGACGACGAGATCATGGCGTTCCTGTTCCTGATGGTCGTCGCGGGCAACGAGACGACGACCAAACTCCTTGCCAATGCCGCATATTGGGGCTACAAGAACCCCGACCAGCTGGCCCCGGTGTTCGACAACCACGACCTGGTGACACCGTGGGTGGAAGAGACGCTGCGTTATGACGCCTCCAGCCAGATCCTGGCGCGCGCGGTCGTCGAAGACCTCACGTTCTATGACACCGTCGTCCCCGCGGATGACGTGCTGGTGCTGCTGATCGGCTCCGCCAACCGCGACGAGCGGGTCTTCGAGAATCCCGACGAGTACCGCATCGACCGCGAAATCGGGCCGAAGCTGGTGAGTTTCGGCAGCGGCGCCCATTTCTGCCTCGGCGCGCATCTCGCGCGCATGGAGGCCAGGGTCGCACTGACCGAGTTGTTCAAGCGAATCCGCGGATATGAGGTCGACGAGGCCAATGCCGTCCGCGTCCACTCCAGCAGCGTCCGCGGTTTCGCTCATCTCCCCATCACAGTCCAGCTCCGCTGA
- a CDS encoding aldehyde dehydrogenase, producing MSILADRESRLFIDGKLVAGSGGTFETVNPATEEVLGVAANADEADMSAAIGAARAAFDDTDWSTNTELRVRCLRQLREAMQANLEDLRELTISEVGAPRMLTSGAQLEGPIEDLAFSADTAENYAWRSDLGYATPQGIPTNRVVAREAVGVVGAITPWNFPHQINLAKVGPALAAGNTLILKPAPDTPWMAAVLGEIIAEHTDFPAGVINIVTSDDHGVGALLSKDPRVDMVSFTGSTNTGRAVMTDSAVTIKKVFLELGGKSAFIVLDDADLGGACAMAAFTVAMHAGQGCAITTRLVVPRATYDEAVEAAAATLGGIKPGDPNSKRTVCGPVISARQRDRIQGYLDSAIAEGGRFACGGGRPADIDRGFYIEPTVIAGLDNSAKVSREEIFGPVLTVIAHDGDDDAVRIANDSPYGLSGTVFGDDDRAQAVASRLRVGTVNVNGGVWYSADAPFGGYKQSGVGREMGVAGFEEYLETKLIATIAT from the coding sequence ATGTCGATTCTGGCGGATCGCGAGAGCCGGTTGTTCATAGACGGCAAGCTCGTCGCCGGAAGCGGGGGAACGTTCGAGACGGTCAACCCCGCCACCGAAGAGGTACTGGGTGTTGCGGCCAACGCCGACGAAGCGGACATGAGCGCGGCCATCGGCGCCGCGCGTGCCGCCTTCGACGACACCGATTGGTCCACCAACACCGAACTGAGGGTGCGCTGCCTGCGCCAGCTCCGCGAAGCGATGCAGGCCAATCTGGAGGACCTGCGGGAGCTGACGATCAGCGAGGTGGGAGCTCCGCGGATGTTGACCTCGGGAGCCCAATTGGAGGGGCCGATCGAGGATCTGGCGTTCTCCGCCGACACCGCCGAGAACTACGCGTGGCGCTCCGATCTGGGATATGCGACACCGCAGGGCATTCCGACCAATCGCGTGGTCGCGCGGGAAGCCGTCGGCGTCGTCGGCGCCATCACCCCGTGGAACTTCCCGCACCAGATCAACCTGGCCAAGGTGGGCCCGGCGCTGGCCGCCGGCAACACGCTGATCCTCAAGCCCGCCCCGGACACCCCGTGGATGGCCGCCGTGCTCGGTGAGATCATCGCCGAGCACACCGATTTTCCGGCCGGCGTGATCAACATCGTCACCTCCGATGATCACGGCGTCGGCGCGCTGCTGTCCAAAGACCCGCGGGTGGACATGGTGTCGTTCACCGGATCGACCAACACCGGCCGGGCCGTGATGACGGACTCGGCGGTGACCATCAAAAAGGTGTTCCTGGAGCTCGGCGGCAAGTCGGCCTTCATCGTGCTCGACGACGCCGACCTGGGCGGTGCCTGCGCCATGGCGGCCTTCACCGTCGCCATGCACGCCGGGCAGGGCTGTGCGATCACCACCCGGCTGGTCGTCCCGAGGGCCACGTACGACGAGGCGGTCGAGGCTGCGGCGGCAACGCTCGGCGGTATCAAGCCGGGGGACCCCAACAGCAAGCGCACCGTGTGCGGCCCGGTGATCTCGGCGCGTCAGCGCGACCGTATCCAGGGCTACCTGGACTCCGCGATCGCCGAAGGCGGCCGCTTCGCCTGTGGTGGCGGACGGCCTGCGGACATCGATCGTGGTTTTTATATCGAACCGACCGTGATTGCCGGACTGGACAACTCGGCCAAGGTATCGCGTGAGGAGATCTTCGGCCCGGTGTTGACGGTGATCGCCCACGACGGTGACGACGACGCGGTGCGCATCGCCAACGATTCCCCGTACGGCCTGTCGGGCACGGTGTTCGGCGACGACGACCGCGCCCAGGCCGTGGCGTCACGGCTCCGGGTGGGCACCGTGAACGTCAACGGCGGTGTCTGGTACTCCGCGGACGCGCCGTTCGGCGGCTACAAGCAATCCGGGGTCGGCCGCGAGATGGGTGTGGCCGGCTTCGAGGAATACCTGGAAACCAAACTCATCGCGACCATCGCGACCTAG
- a CDS encoding SDR family oxidoreductase has translation MAQYPEFKDKVGIITGAGGGIGQVYAEALAREGAAVVVADINLEGAQKVADGIKGEGGNALAVRVDVSDPESAREMAAQTLSEFGGIDYLVNNAAIFGGMKLDFLVTVDPEYYRKFMSVNLDGALWCTRAVYKKMAKRGGGAIINQSSTAAWMYANFYGLAKVGINGLTQQLSRELGGQNIRINAIAPGPIDTEANRTTTPQEMVADIVKGIPLSRMGQPEDLVGMCLFLLSDQAKWITGQIYNVDGGQIIRS, from the coding sequence ATGGCGCAATACCCGGAATTCAAGGACAAGGTCGGCATCATCACCGGTGCCGGTGGCGGCATCGGTCAGGTGTACGCCGAGGCGCTGGCACGCGAGGGTGCGGCCGTGGTCGTGGCCGATATCAACCTCGAAGGCGCCCAGAAGGTCGCCGACGGTATCAAGGGCGAGGGCGGCAACGCGCTCGCCGTGCGGGTCGACGTGTCCGACCCGGAGTCGGCCAGGGAGATGGCGGCACAGACACTTTCGGAGTTCGGTGGTATCGACTACCTGGTCAACAACGCGGCCATCTTCGGTGGCATGAAGCTGGACTTCCTGGTCACCGTCGACCCCGAGTACTACCGCAAGTTCATGAGCGTCAACCTCGACGGCGCGCTGTGGTGCACCCGCGCGGTCTACAAGAAGATGGCCAAGCGCGGTGGCGGAGCGATCATCAACCAGTCCTCCACGGCGGCCTGGATGTACGCCAACTTCTACGGTCTGGCCAAGGTCGGTATCAACGGGCTGACCCAACAGCTGTCCCGGGAACTCGGTGGGCAGAACATCCGCATCAATGCGATCGCGCCCGGGCCGATCGACACCGAGGCCAACCGCACCACCACACCGCAGGAGATGGTCGCCGATATCGTGAAGGGAATCCCGCTGTCCCGGATGGGCCAGCCGGAGGATCTCGTGGGCATGTGCCTGTTCCTGTTGTCGGACCAGGCCAAGTGGATCACCGGCCAGATCTACAACGTCGACGGCGGACAGATCATCCGGTCATGA
- a CDS encoding TetR/AcrR family transcriptional regulator — protein sequence MSSDSVVAVTAQTDGEPVGTPRNRRQEETFRKVLAAGVEMLRESSYADLTVRAVAARAKVAPATAYTYFSSKNHLIAEVYLDLVKQVPYFTDVNDSMTTRVDKAVRALTLVVADEPEVAAACTTALLGGGSDPAVRTVRDRIGAEIHKRIRSAVGPDADPRIVSALEMTFFGALVNAGSGAFTYHQIADRLTYVVGLLLGEDKTA from the coding sequence GTGTCCAGCGATTCGGTGGTTGCCGTCACAGCCCAGACAGACGGCGAGCCAGTGGGAACGCCGCGCAACCGGCGTCAGGAAGAGACCTTCCGCAAGGTGCTCGCAGCCGGTGTCGAGATGCTGCGCGAGTCGTCCTACGCCGACCTCACGGTGCGCGCCGTCGCCGCCCGCGCCAAGGTCGCGCCGGCCACCGCGTACACCTACTTCTCGTCGAAGAACCATCTGATCGCCGAGGTCTATCTCGACCTGGTCAAGCAGGTCCCGTACTTCACCGACGTCAACGACTCGATGACCACCCGCGTCGACAAGGCGGTACGCGCCCTGACCCTGGTCGTCGCCGACGAACCCGAGGTCGCCGCCGCCTGCACCACCGCCCTGCTCGGTGGGGGCAGCGACCCCGCGGTCCGCACCGTCCGCGACCGCATCGGTGCCGAGATTCACAAGCGCATCCGTTCGGCGGTCGGCCCCGACGCCGACCCCCGCATCGTCTCAGCCCTGGAGATGACGTTCTTCGGTGCGCTGGTCAACGCCGGCAGCGGCGCGTTCACCTACCACCAGATCGCCGACCGGCTCACGTATGTGGTCGGCCTGCTCCTCGGAGAGGACAAAACAGCATGA